One genomic region from Syngnathus typhle isolate RoL2023-S1 ecotype Sweden linkage group LG17, RoL_Styp_1.0, whole genome shotgun sequence encodes:
- the aldh3b1 gene encoding aldehyde dehydrogenase family 3 member B1, with amino-acid sequence MDGKKEVVDRLRLAFRSGITISEDFRYDQLSKLRAMIHDNEEDILNILHKDFGKPKFEASLSEIDMVINELDYATMNLQGWMEPEYISTNLATKFDNCFVRREPLGVVLIIGAWNYPLQLVLSPMVAAIAAGNCVIIKPSEVSAAADRLIAELIPKYLSQDCYAVVSGGAEETKALLQNRFDHIFYTGSQIVARSILQAASVHLTPVTLELGGKCPCLIYGSVTTEYAARRLIWAKFFNAGQSCVAPDYVLCSKATYDALLPALSEILKEFYGEDPQKSPDLCRIVSQQHWTRLTELLKKSNGTVVIGGESDQQDKYIAPTVVHVAEDDALMKEEIFGPILAILTVESMEKAIDIVNQMEKPLALYVFSNEDFVTNTVMEKTTSGGFCSNDGILHMTLPGLPFGGVGASGWGSYHGRWGFETFSHRRGCMMRGWALEKLNGLRYPPYNDNKLSWLRWTASVKRTCLLM; translated from the exons ATGGACGGCAAGAAAGAAGTTGTGGACCGCTTACGTCTGGCTTTCCGTTCCGGCATTACAATATCTGAGGACTTTCGTTATGATCAGCTTTCTAAGCTAAGGGCCATGATCCATGATAACGAGGAGGATATTTTGAATATATTGCACAAGGATTTTGGCAAG CCCAAATTTGAGGCCAGTCTGTCTGAGATTGATATGGTGATTAATGAACTAGACTACGCCACCATGAACCTTCAAGGATGGATGGAGCCAGAGTACATCAGCACGAATCTT GCCACAAAGTTTGATAACTGTTTTGTACGAAGAGAACCATTAGGAGTGGTGCTTATCATTGGGGCATGGAATTACCCCCTTCAGCTAGTTTTATCACCCATGGTTGCAGCCATTGCAGCAG GAAATTGTGTGATCATCAAGCCCTCTGAAGTCAGTGCTGCTGCAGACCGGCTGATAGCAGAGCTCATCCCCAAATACCTGTCACAG GACTGTTATGCAGTTGTCAGCGGTGGAGCAGAGGAGACCAAGGCACTTCTGCAAAATCGCTTTGACCACATTTTCTACACAG GTTCTCAAATTGTGGCTCGCAGCATCTTACAGGCAGCCTCAGTTCACTTGACCCCAGTAACATTGGAGCTGGGTGGCAAATGTCCATGCTTGATTTATGGATCAGTGACTACTGAATATGCTGCACGCCGCTTAATATGGGCCAAGTTCTTCAATGCAGGACAGAGCTGTGTTGCACCAGACTATGTATTGTGCTCCAAGGCCACATACGATGCTCTTCTTCCTGCCTTGTCTGAGATCCTGAAAGAATTCTATGGCGAGGATCCTCAGAAATCTCCAGATTTGTGCCGTATTGTGTCACAGCAACACTGGACTCGTCTGACAGAACTCCTGAAGAAGTCCAACGGGACGGTAGTCATCGGAGGTGAAAGTGACCAACAGGACAAATACATTG CTCCGACAGTGGTTCATGTAGCTGAAGATGACGCACTCATGAAAGAGGAGATCTTTGGCCCAATTCTTGCTATTCTAACTGTCGAGTCTATGGAAAAAGCCATTGACATTGTCAATCAGATGGAGAAGCCATTGGCCCTCTACGTTTTCTCTAACGAAGACTTT GTCACAAACACAGTGATGGAGAAAACAACCAGTGGAGGATTCTGCTCGAATGACGGGATTCTCCACATGACACTACCGGGACTACCATTTGGAGGTGTAG GGGCCAGCGGCTGGGGCTCTTACCATGGTCGCTGGGGTTTTGAGACCTTTAGCCACCGACGAGGTTGCATGATGCGTGGTTGGGCTTTGGAAAAACTAAATGGCTTACGCTACCCACCCTACAATGATAATAAACTGAGCTGGCTGCGCTGGACTGCCTCAGTTAAGAGAACTTGCCTACTCATGTGA
- the timm29 gene encoding mitochondrial import inner membrane translocase subunit Tim29 — protein MAFRLGIRRMLCTVRETSTSRHSTSLWDKLKNSKAATWGRGLTSDYKEACRDMVVGIWEHPVKASISITMLGGALTSFFTKPDYSSFEESLLECSNQLGLLSSWIRNATADSHVQKLLKFRNEGRLCHINLGLLSFIYFTDHTHDSSLYEAQCSSLSVIWREFPRRIMDVGFAGHWWVLNSKMTNYDVNEDEFMHLPVHMQRTSPPNAQVVESNERLHRESWLALKLKDEEKE, from the exons ATGGCGTTCCGATTGGGAATCAGGAGGATGCTTTGCACTGTAAGAGAAACATCAACCTCTCGTCACTCAACAAGTCTCTGGGATAAACTGAAAAATAGTAAAGCAG CTACATGGGGACGCGGTCTGACATCTGACTACAAAGAAGCATGTCGTGATATGGTGGTTGGCATCTGGGAGCATCCTGTCAAAGCATCAATATCCATTACCATGCTTGGAGGTGCATTAACCAGTTTCTTCACAAAGCCTGATTACTCATCTTTTGAAGAGTCCCTCCTCGAGTGTTCCAATCAGCTGGGTCTGCTGTCATCATGGATCCGCAATGCAACCGCTGATAGCCATGTGCAGAAACTGCTTAAGTTTCGCAACGAGGGCCGTCTCTGCCATATCAACCTGGGACtactttcttttatttattttactgacCATACACACGACAGCTCTCTGTATGAAGCTCAGTGTTCTAGTTTGTCTGTAATCTGGAGAGAGTTCCCCAGACGTATAATGGATGTAGGCTTTGCTGGTCACTGGTGGGTCCTGAACTCAAAGATGACAAACTATGACGTTAATGAAGATGAGTTCATGCACCTACCAGTGCATATGCAGAGAACATCACCACCCAATGCTCAGGTGGTGGAATCAAATGAGCGACTGCACCGAGAGTCTTGGCTTGCGCTGAAATTGAAAGATGAGgagaaagaataa
- the rpl23 gene encoding large ribosomal subunit protein uL14 has protein sequence MSKRGRGGSSGAKFRISLGLPVGAVINCADNTGAKNLYIISVKGIKGRLNRLPAAGVGDMVMATVKKGKPELRKKVHPAVVIRQRKSYRRKDGVFLYFEDNAGVIVNNKGEMKGSAITGPVAKECADLWPRIASNAGSIA, from the exons ATGTCGAAGAGAG GACGTGGGGGTTCATCCGGAGCGAAGTTCCGAATCTCGCTGGGTCTTCCAGTGGGTGCAGTTATTAACTGTGCCGACAACACTG GTGCCAAGAACCTGTATATCATATCAGTGAAAGGCATTAAAGGGCGTCTGAACCGTCTGCCTGCTGCTGGTGTGGGTGACATGGTGATGGCAACTGTCAAAAAAGGCAAGCCTGAGCTTAGGAAGAAGG TGCATCCTGCGGTCGTGATCAGGCAGCGGAAGTCCTATCGGCGAAAAGATGGAGTCTTTCTCTACTTTGAAGACAATGCAGGCGTCATTGTAAATAATAAAGGTGAAATGAAAG GTTCTGCCATTACGGGCCCAGTTGCCAAGGAGTGTGCTGATCTTTGGCCCAGGATTGCATCAAATGCTGGCAGCATTGCCTGA